One window from the genome of Cryobacterium sp. GrIS_2_6 encodes:
- a CDS encoding fumarylacetoacetate hydrolase family protein has protein sequence MTNPDTWALGFFAGQKASHPAHFVGLVSGDRVRDLRPDAAELGTTQDVLSTPAGTRALLESWATVFATLSGLAAAPATGSWLPTGSVIPQSPIAPGQVLQAGANYRKHVVDLAVSHADLANGRTEQQVRNETAAMMDARKASGIPYFFIGLPSAITGPTEDVILPGYSQKHDWELELAAVIGEPAFRVSPDAALAHVAAYTIVNDLTTRDLVFRRDMPEIGTDWFRGKNAPGFLPVGPWLVPSAFVSDPQQLHLTLTLNGRTMQDEEAGDMLFTVAELVSAASQTVRLQPGDLILTGSPAGNGAAWGRMLRDGDVMESTITGLGAQRTRVIAEVAGE, from the coding sequence ATGACCAACCCTGACACGTGGGCCCTCGGCTTCTTTGCCGGGCAGAAGGCTTCTCACCCGGCTCATTTTGTCGGCCTGGTCAGCGGCGATCGGGTTCGCGATCTACGACCTGATGCCGCCGAGCTGGGTACGACGCAGGATGTTCTCAGCACGCCGGCAGGCACCCGCGCCCTGCTGGAGAGCTGGGCGACAGTCTTCGCCACCCTCAGCGGCCTTGCCGCGGCTCCGGCAACCGGTTCCTGGCTGCCGACAGGCTCCGTGATTCCGCAGTCGCCGATCGCCCCGGGCCAGGTGCTGCAGGCCGGCGCGAACTATCGTAAGCACGTTGTCGATCTCGCGGTGTCGCACGCAGATCTCGCAAACGGTCGCACCGAGCAACAGGTCCGAAACGAGACCGCGGCCATGATGGATGCCCGCAAGGCCAGCGGGATCCCCTATTTCTTCATCGGCTTGCCCTCTGCGATAACGGGGCCGACCGAGGACGTCATCTTGCCCGGCTATTCCCAGAAGCACGACTGGGAACTCGAACTCGCCGCGGTCATCGGTGAACCCGCCTTCCGTGTATCACCTGACGCGGCCCTCGCGCATGTCGCGGCGTACACGATCGTCAACGATCTCACGACCAGGGACCTCGTGTTCCGCCGGGACATGCCCGAGATCGGCACGGATTGGTTCCGGGGCAAGAACGCCCCCGGGTTTCTTCCCGTCGGGCCCTGGCTCGTTCCGAGTGCCTTTGTCAGCGACCCCCAGCAGCTGCACCTCACGCTGACCCTCAACGGCAGGACGATGCAGGATGAGGAGGCCGGCGACATGCTCTTCACCGTCGCAGAACTCGTTTCGGCAGCGTCCCAGACGGTCCGCCTGCAGCCCGGCGACCTGATCCTGACCGGTAGCCCGGCGGGAAACGGGGCGGCGTGGGGTCGGATGCTCCGCGACGGCGACGTCATGGAGTCGACGATCACCGGCCTCGGCGCCCAGCGCACCCGGGTCATCGCCGAGGTGGCGGGCGAATGA
- a CDS encoding VOC family protein → MIKLLSHLSHVRLATPDVEASARFYEEQMGVRVVHRDDENVYLRCWGDYYQYSLALTEGPEPALVCMAWRTTSDEALDEAARRIESAGIAGTWKDSSFALGRSYTFTGPYGHTMELFWDVEKFVGEGEHKSIYPDRPERRSKHGVAPRQLDHVTVAASDVLGFAAWYSDVLGFRIMAHTVLEHADINVFSVLTTNEKSHDLGVVLDSSSRLGRVNHFAYWVDTREDLLQAADILMENGFPMEYGPSIHGIGEQNFLYLRDPRGMRIEVNTGGYRNYVPDWEPNTWRPSEGSNNFYRNGSMPMSMTESFPPDAAPSATEEGIVPGTEEQLLNPYAVQGQG, encoded by the coding sequence ATGATCAAGCTGCTTTCCCACCTGTCCCACGTCCGGCTGGCGACGCCGGACGTTGAAGCATCCGCTCGATTCTATGAAGAGCAGATGGGCGTGCGCGTGGTCCACCGCGACGATGAGAATGTCTATCTGCGCTGTTGGGGCGACTACTACCAGTACAGTCTCGCGCTGACCGAAGGCCCGGAGCCTGCGCTCGTCTGCATGGCATGGCGGACGACGAGCGACGAAGCCCTCGATGAGGCAGCGCGGCGCATCGAGAGCGCCGGAATCGCGGGGACCTGGAAGGATTCCAGCTTTGCGCTCGGTCGCTCCTATACCTTCACCGGCCCGTACGGCCACACCATGGAGCTGTTCTGGGACGTTGAGAAATTCGTGGGGGAGGGCGAGCACAAGTCGATTTATCCGGACCGCCCCGAACGCCGCAGCAAGCACGGCGTCGCCCCCCGCCAGCTCGACCACGTCACCGTCGCGGCATCCGACGTCCTGGGTTTCGCAGCGTGGTACAGCGACGTCCTCGGCTTCCGGATCATGGCCCATACCGTGCTCGAGCACGCTGACATCAATGTCTTCAGCGTGCTGACCACGAACGAGAAATCCCACGACCTCGGCGTGGTGCTGGACAGTTCGAGCCGCCTTGGCCGGGTCAACCACTTCGCGTACTGGGTCGACACCCGTGAGGACCTGCTGCAGGCCGCAGACATCCTGATGGAAAACGGCTTCCCGATGGAATACGGGCCGTCGATCCACGGGATCGGCGAGCAGAACTTCCTCTATTTGCGCGACCCGAGGGGCATGCGCATCGAGGTGAACACTGGCGGCTACCGCAACTACGTGCCGGACTGGGAACCGAACACCTGGCGCCCATCCGAAGGCTCGAACAACTTCTATCGCAACGGTTCGATGCCGATGTCGATGACCGAATCCTTCCCGCCGGATGCCGCGCCCTCGGCCACAGAAGAGGGCATCGTTCCTGGAACGGAGGAGCAGCTCCTGAATCCCTATGCCGTGCAGGGCCAGGGCTGA
- a CDS encoding IS982 family transposase, translated as MKTDLNTLLTTLYVHLDDRIIPALGFSRQGRPGRPPALTDIELLCLVVAQHLLGIASDRKWIRYASKHLKGMFPNLPQQSGWGKRVRQATGLLSAVITELARDTPSWDEITRLIDSTPVPCGKSRETVKRSDLAGHAGYGYCASHSRYFWGFRLYLICTPGGMPVIWGLANPKIGEREAAQAMLRHDRHLIQLGQIIIGDKGFAGREFEGFITDELGAHLIRPDRKDEKKRFGKLGGIRQWVESVFDTLKGQLTLEEHGGRTIPGVYSRVAGRLLALAAGIWHNWLLGTPNKRSLIAYDH; from the coding sequence GTGAAGACAGATCTAAACACCCTCCTGACCACACTGTACGTCCATCTAGACGATCGGATCATCCCCGCGCTGGGGTTCTCCAGACAAGGCCGGCCCGGGCGACCACCGGCCCTGACCGACATCGAGCTGCTCTGCCTCGTCGTCGCCCAACACCTGCTCGGCATCGCATCGGACCGCAAATGGATCCGCTACGCGAGTAAGCATCTGAAAGGCATGTTCCCGAACCTGCCCCAACAATCCGGGTGGGGCAAACGCGTCCGCCAAGCCACCGGTCTGCTCTCTGCTGTGATCACCGAACTCGCCCGGGATACCCCGTCCTGGGACGAGATCACCCGGCTGATTGACTCCACCCCGGTGCCCTGCGGCAAGTCCCGCGAGACCGTGAAACGCTCCGACTTGGCCGGACACGCCGGCTACGGATACTGCGCTTCCCACTCCCGCTACTTCTGGGGATTCCGCCTCTACCTCATCTGCACCCCAGGCGGAATGCCCGTCATCTGGGGCCTGGCCAACCCGAAGATCGGCGAACGCGAAGCCGCTCAGGCGATGCTCCGCCACGACCGCCACCTGATCCAATTGGGCCAAATCATCATCGGCGACAAAGGCTTCGCCGGGCGCGAGTTCGAAGGATTCATCACCGACGAACTCGGCGCACACCTAATCCGCCCCGACCGCAAAGACGAGAAGAAACGCTTCGGGAAACTCGGCGGCATCCGCCAATGGGTCGAGTCCGTCTTCGACACCCTCAAAGGCCAACTCACCCTCGAAGAACACGGCGGACGCACCATCCCCGGCGTCTACTCCCGCGTCGCAGGCCGACTACTCGCCCTCGCAGCCGGAATCTGGCACAACTGGCTCCTCGGAACCCCCAACAAACGATCCCTCATCGCCTACGACCATTAG
- a CDS encoding fumarylacetoacetate hydrolase family protein, giving the protein MKFATWRRNEITSSGVVVGDRLHALPHGMSILDLTRLGLASALAAGERAVESASSSLVLADVTLLPPLQPPAIRDFVAFEEHVEGVVRSVTGDVAVAPEWYEAPTFYFTNPHTLKATGEDIARPGGSMAMDFELEVAAIIGALPGSDGSDLSGEQAHNHIFGYTILNDWSARDLQRREMKVGLGPCKGKDFANTIGPWVVTADEFEGRHDDQGFLPLALSVSVNGREFGRDLLSHMGWPFAELVQYASRNSRVVPGDLLGSGTSGHGCLAELWGRNGSQTPPPLADGDVVRMEVEGIGAIENRVIAGSGLPAVRPARIRPKSWS; this is encoded by the coding sequence ATGAAATTCGCGACCTGGCGTCGCAATGAAATCACTTCCTCGGGCGTCGTTGTCGGCGACAGGCTGCACGCTCTGCCGCACGGAATGTCCATCCTGGATCTGACCCGTCTCGGTCTCGCGAGTGCCCTCGCTGCCGGCGAGCGGGCGGTCGAATCGGCCAGCTCATCCCTCGTCCTTGCCGACGTCACGCTGCTGCCGCCACTGCAGCCACCCGCCATACGTGATTTCGTGGCGTTCGAGGAGCACGTCGAAGGCGTCGTCAGGAGCGTCACCGGGGACGTCGCCGTTGCGCCGGAATGGTACGAGGCTCCGACGTTCTATTTCACAAATCCCCACACCCTGAAAGCGACCGGCGAGGACATCGCCCGGCCAGGCGGCAGCATGGCGATGGACTTCGAACTCGAGGTGGCTGCGATCATCGGAGCGCTTCCCGGCAGCGACGGATCCGACCTTTCCGGTGAGCAGGCCCACAACCACATCTTCGGCTACACGATCCTCAACGACTGGTCGGCGCGTGACCTTCAGCGGCGCGAAATGAAGGTCGGCCTCGGCCCGTGCAAGGGCAAGGACTTCGCGAACACCATCGGCCCCTGGGTGGTGACCGCCGACGAGTTCGAGGGCCGCCATGACGACCAGGGCTTCCTTCCCCTGGCCCTTTCGGTGTCCGTCAACGGCCGCGAGTTCGGCCGCGACCTGCTCTCACACATGGGCTGGCCCTTTGCCGAACTCGTCCAGTACGCGTCGCGCAATTCCCGCGTCGTTCCCGGCGACCTGCTCGGCAGCGGAACGTCCGGCCACGGATGCCTCGCCGAACTCTGGGGACGGAACGGCTCGCAGACGCCCCCGCCCCTGGCCGACGGCGACGTCGTGCGCATGGAAGTCGAAGGCATCGGCGCGATCGAGAACCGGGTCATCGCCGGCAGTGGGCTGCCCGCCGTCCGGCCGGCGCGCATCCGCCCGAAATCATGGTCGTGA
- a CDS encoding SDR family oxidoreductase, whose protein sequence is MALPGLAGKTVVITGAASGQGLAEALLLVASGASVVATDLAETAPVELAHPGISYHRLDVSSPDDWERLAGRLTKNELPVDGLVNNAGVPFRARLGEIKLEDWNRVIAINLTGPMLGIQAMLPFMPRGASIVNVGSSAALTPHHTVAYTASKWGLRGLSAVATTEFGSRGIRTNIVHPGYIQTTMMMSAPAIMAEAQIALTPLERLGQAGEVAAVVCFLLSDLASYISGAEIPVDGGFTSSMGVKVMSDAIRSSPDRPEHHR, encoded by the coding sequence ATGGCCCTGCCGGGACTCGCGGGCAAGACCGTGGTCATCACCGGTGCGGCAAGTGGGCAGGGCCTGGCGGAAGCACTCTTGCTGGTGGCAAGCGGTGCCTCCGTGGTCGCGACCGACCTCGCCGAAACCGCTCCCGTCGAGCTGGCGCACCCAGGTATCAGCTACCATCGGCTGGACGTGTCCTCACCGGACGACTGGGAGAGGCTGGCCGGGCGTCTGACCAAAAACGAGCTGCCGGTCGATGGCCTGGTCAACAATGCGGGAGTGCCGTTTCGCGCCCGGCTGGGTGAGATCAAGCTGGAGGACTGGAATCGGGTCATCGCGATCAATCTCACCGGTCCCATGCTCGGAATTCAGGCCATGCTGCCATTCATGCCCCGAGGTGCGTCGATCGTCAATGTCGGCTCTTCTGCGGCGCTCACCCCGCATCACACCGTGGCATACACCGCGAGCAAGTGGGGCCTCCGCGGCCTGAGCGCTGTGGCGACCACCGAGTTCGGCTCGCGAGGGATCCGGACCAACATCGTCCATCCTGGCTACATCCAGACGACGATGATGATGAGCGCTCCTGCCATCATGGCCGAAGCCCAGATCGCGCTCACCCCGCTTGAGCGCCTCGGCCAGGCCGGGGAAGTCGCCGCGGTGGTCTGCTTCCTTCTCTCGGATCTGGCGTCCTACATCAGCGGAGCCGAGATTCCGGTCGACGGAGGCTTCACCTCCTCCATGGGCGTCAAAGTCATGTCCGATGCGATCCGGTCGTCACCCGACCGCCCGGAACACCACCGCTGA
- a CDS encoding amidohydrolase family protein, giving the protein MTSPVVDCHAHALFPALQKRVAETDPEGFSAHQRLEASRNGLESLRISGAMVGARIPQLTGTGRRLADMDAAGIDVQLVSPSPSHYYPFLAEDLAREIAREANSSIRDLVAAEPERLIGLGLAPLQHPALAVELLDHAVVDCGLAGVEISSFAPGQADAHSIELSDERLEPFWTRAVELGAVLFLHPFGCSLDDRLDRFYLSNTVGQPVENAVALSHLIFSGVLDRHPGLTVIAAHGGGYLPTFLGRSDHAWAVRPEARGCEHKPSSYLKRLYFDSLVHSESALRALVDVVGADRVLLGSDYPFDMGVTDPVDRVLQGRLGEKATTAITSGNAALLGLTPLSRVDRVGS; this is encoded by the coding sequence ATGACTTCCCCCGTCGTCGACTGTCACGCGCACGCGTTGTTTCCCGCTCTCCAGAAACGCGTCGCGGAGACAGACCCCGAGGGGTTCTCCGCCCACCAGAGGCTCGAGGCATCCCGCAACGGGCTCGAGTCCCTGAGGATCTCCGGAGCGATGGTCGGGGCACGCATTCCGCAGCTGACGGGCACTGGCCGCCGCCTGGCCGACATGGACGCGGCGGGAATCGACGTGCAGCTCGTCTCCCCGTCCCCGTCGCACTACTACCCCTTCCTCGCCGAGGATCTCGCCAGGGAGATCGCGCGGGAGGCCAACTCCAGCATTCGCGACCTCGTCGCGGCCGAACCGGAACGGCTGATCGGCCTCGGTCTCGCTCCGCTGCAACATCCCGCCCTGGCGGTGGAGCTTCTCGACCACGCCGTTGTCGACTGTGGTTTGGCCGGTGTCGAGATCTCGTCTTTCGCCCCCGGTCAGGCCGATGCCCACAGCATCGAGCTCTCCGACGAGAGGCTCGAACCGTTCTGGACCCGGGCCGTGGAATTGGGAGCCGTGCTCTTCCTGCATCCTTTCGGCTGCTCCCTCGACGACCGCCTGGACCGTTTCTACCTCTCGAACACCGTCGGCCAGCCCGTGGAGAATGCGGTTGCCCTATCGCATCTGATCTTCTCGGGAGTGCTCGATCGGCACCCCGGACTGACGGTCATCGCCGCGCACGGCGGCGGATACCTGCCGACCTTCCTGGGACGCAGCGACCATGCCTGGGCGGTCCGCCCCGAAGCCAGGGGTTGCGAGCACAAGCCGTCGAGCTACCTCAAGCGGCTGTACTTCGACTCGCTCGTCCACTCCGAGTCAGCCCTCCGCGCCCTCGTCGACGTCGTCGGCGCCGACCGGGTGCTGCTGGGATCGGACTATCCGTTCGACATGGGCGTCACCGACCCGGTAGACCGGGTACTGCAGGGGAGACTCGGGGAGAAGGCGACCACGGCCATCACCTCGGGCAACGCCGCGCTCCTCGGTCTCACGCCGCTTTCCCGCGTCGATCGAGTGGGATCATGA
- a CDS encoding LysR family transcriptional regulator → MHTINVDLNLLLPLRALLEERSVSRAAERMKMSQPSLSAALAKLRRHFGDELLQRNGNAYELTPLAVQLLERSYTATRSVDRVFAAQAEFDSSTSRREFSIYSSDYGMAMLGGALATVLGEASMGVRVRFESMSSSVVNSAPDSLREHDGMLLPHGYLTGTSSHLDLFEDKWVCVVAPTNSLVGETLSLNQLSDLPWVMSFAAQTEFTPAAKQMQMLGVDVRVEIGVPGFLAVPAVLEGTNRIALMQERLARRFEKTGQLRLLATPFDAVPFREAFWWNPVHDREPEHAWLRSALVAAVERTALTPAPAHRGV, encoded by the coding sequence ATGCACACGATCAACGTCGATCTGAATCTCCTTCTGCCCCTGCGCGCGCTCCTCGAGGAGCGAAGCGTCAGTCGGGCCGCAGAGCGGATGAAGATGAGCCAGCCGTCCCTGTCCGCCGCGCTTGCGAAATTGCGCAGGCACTTCGGCGACGAGCTGTTGCAGCGGAACGGTAACGCCTACGAACTCACGCCCCTGGCGGTGCAACTCCTTGAGCGGTCCTACACCGCCACGCGAAGCGTGGACCGGGTGTTCGCGGCCCAGGCCGAGTTCGACTCCTCGACCAGCCGGCGGGAGTTCTCGATCTACAGTTCGGATTACGGCATGGCGATGCTCGGGGGGGCGCTCGCGACAGTGCTCGGGGAGGCGTCAATGGGCGTGCGGGTTCGATTCGAGAGCATGTCGTCGAGCGTTGTGAACAGCGCACCGGACTCGTTGCGCGAACACGACGGCATGCTCCTGCCCCACGGGTACCTGACCGGCACGAGCAGCCACCTCGACCTCTTCGAGGACAAGTGGGTGTGCGTGGTGGCGCCCACCAACTCCCTCGTCGGCGAGACGCTCTCGCTCAACCAGCTCTCCGACCTGCCCTGGGTCATGTCCTTCGCCGCCCAGACCGAGTTCACCCCCGCGGCCAAGCAGATGCAGATGCTCGGTGTTGACGTCCGGGTCGAAATCGGAGTTCCCGGGTTTCTGGCCGTGCCGGCCGTGCTCGAGGGAACGAACCGCATCGCCCTGATGCAGGAGCGCCTCGCTCGTCGGTTCGAGAAGACGGGGCAGCTCCGGCTCCTGGCGACACCGTTCGATGCGGTGCCATTCCGTGAGGCATTCTGGTGGAACCCCGTGCACGATCGGGAGCCCGAACACGCGTGGCTGCGTTCGGCGCTCGTTGCGGCCGTCGAACGCACCGCACTGACTCCGGCGCCAGCCCACCGAGGGGTATAG
- a CDS encoding cyclase family protein gives MSTAHEHPLDRANPLAAIEAAAAAVRNWGRWRDEDVLGTLNFIDDAKRAEAAGLIRRGTSFSLAQSFDGDGPQNGWRRRTNPVHTMLDTGADAALGNQGFPHGLGGADDVVSMPLQASTQWDGLGHIFDRGLAWNGRPAETVVTSEGDLVTGIEHTKDSFVSRGVLLDVGALLGASLGTPGELPDGYAITPDDLDATIAAQGPSAAVGRGDLLLVRTGRLARARREGWKDYAGGPSAGLSFTTAGWLHSREVAGVATDTWGFEVRPNEFDDAFQPLHQIAIPNMGLSIGELWDLDALAGDCSRDGRFDFFLVAAPIPFTGAVGAPVNPIAIK, from the coding sequence ATGAGCACCGCTCACGAGCATCCGCTCGACCGGGCCAACCCGCTGGCGGCCATCGAGGCGGCCGCGGCCGCGGTGCGCAACTGGGGACGCTGGAGAGACGAGGACGTCCTCGGCACCCTGAACTTCATCGACGACGCCAAGCGCGCGGAGGCCGCCGGGCTGATCCGACGGGGGACCTCGTTCTCGCTCGCGCAGTCCTTCGACGGCGACGGACCGCAGAACGGCTGGCGTCGGCGCACTAATCCGGTGCACACCATGCTCGATACCGGCGCGGATGCCGCTCTCGGCAACCAGGGTTTCCCGCACGGCCTGGGTGGTGCTGACGATGTCGTGTCCATGCCGTTGCAGGCATCCACTCAATGGGATGGTCTCGGTCACATCTTCGACCGCGGTCTGGCCTGGAACGGCCGACCCGCCGAGACAGTGGTCACGAGTGAGGGTGACCTCGTCACGGGCATCGAACACACCAAGGACAGCTTCGTGAGCCGCGGCGTTCTCCTCGACGTCGGCGCCCTGCTCGGGGCGAGCCTCGGCACCCCCGGCGAATTGCCCGACGGGTACGCTATCACCCCTGACGACCTGGATGCCACGATCGCGGCACAGGGTCCGTCTGCCGCCGTCGGACGGGGAGACCTGCTGCTTGTCCGCACGGGTCGGCTCGCCAGGGCACGCCGCGAGGGCTGGAAAGACTATGCGGGCGGGCCGTCCGCCGGACTGTCGTTCACGACCGCGGGTTGGCTCCACTCCCGCGAGGTCGCCGGCGTCGCCACAGACACCTGGGGTTTCGAGGTTCGGCCCAACGAGTTCGATGACGCATTCCAGCCGCTGCACCAGATCGCCATCCCCAACATGGGGCTGTCGATCGGTGAGCTCTGGGATCTCGACGCCCTTGCCGGCGACTGCTCGCGCGACGGTCGGTTCGACTTCTTCCTCGTCGCGGCGCCCATCCCCTTCACCGGCGCCGTCGGCGCCCCGGTGAACCCGATCGCCATCAAATAG
- the arr gene encoding NAD(+)--rifampin ADP-ribosyltransferase, which translates to MTQEPRPFEINESEALFHGTKADLAVGDLLVPGRGSNYEAGRTTNYVYVSGTLDAATWGAELAAGDGRGRIYIVEPTGALEDDPNVTDKKFPGNPTLSYRTREPVTIVGELADWTGHSPDRLQAMRDGLAELKCQGLAVIYD; encoded by the coding sequence ATGACCCAGGAACCCAGACCATTCGAAATCAACGAATCAGAGGCCCTCTTTCACGGCACGAAAGCGGACCTGGCAGTGGGAGACCTGCTGGTGCCGGGGCGTGGATCCAACTACGAAGCCGGACGAACGACGAATTACGTCTATGTGTCGGGAACCCTGGATGCCGCGACGTGGGGAGCCGAGCTCGCGGCCGGAGACGGCCGCGGCCGCATCTACATCGTCGAACCTACGGGTGCCCTCGAAGACGACCCCAACGTGACGGACAAGAAGTTCCCCGGGAACCCGACCCTGTCATACCGCACCAGGGAGCCGGTCACGATCGTCGGCGAACTCGCAGACTGGACAGGGCACTCCCCCGACCGGCTCCAGGCCATGCGCGACGGCCTCGCCGAACTGAAGTGCCAGGGTCTCGCGGTCATCTACGACTAG
- a CDS encoding FAD-dependent monooxygenase has protein sequence MPAVHKVLVVGGGVAGTAAAIFLAEGGVEVRLVEQKPEVSTIGSGITLQGNALRVLRQLGVWEQVEDHGYGFDTLGLRAPDPAGTLIVEMPDARTGGRDLPATVGMPRPELARILIERAQGLGATLSFGTSLVSFEQDDDGVDVVLGDGTTDRYDLVIGADGLHSHVRSLMGIDVRPAATGMAIWRVFTPRPASITRTDLFYGGQSYIAGYCPTGRDSLYAYIVEDADAANFTLTGPERVAKMRELSTAYHGPWDDIRPLITDEREVNYTFFEAHTVEESWNHGRVVIIGDAAHSCPPTLAQGAAQSLEDAAVLAELLLSAGELSPELWASFRARRFDRAREVVEASVQLGQWLLEHNRDADVPGLMGRISARVGVPA, from the coding sequence ATGCCAGCAGTACACAAGGTGCTTGTCGTCGGCGGTGGAGTCGCCGGAACGGCCGCCGCCATCTTCCTGGCCGAAGGCGGCGTCGAAGTCCGCCTCGTCGAGCAGAAGCCGGAGGTCAGCACGATCGGCTCGGGGATCACCCTCCAGGGCAACGCGCTCCGCGTGCTTCGCCAGTTGGGCGTCTGGGAGCAGGTGGAGGACCATGGATACGGCTTCGACACCCTGGGCCTGCGTGCCCCGGATCCGGCGGGCACGCTCATCGTCGAGATGCCAGACGCCCGCACGGGCGGACGCGACTTGCCGGCAACCGTAGGGATGCCGCGTCCGGAGCTCGCGCGCATCCTCATCGAACGCGCCCAGGGGCTCGGGGCCACCCTGTCGTTCGGCACGAGTCTGGTGTCGTTCGAGCAGGACGATGACGGGGTCGACGTCGTGCTCGGAGACGGCACGACCGATCGCTACGACCTTGTGATCGGCGCCGATGGACTGCACTCGCACGTGCGTTCCCTGATGGGGATCGATGTCAGGCCTGCGGCCACCGGGATGGCCATCTGGCGGGTGTTCACTCCCCGTCCCGCGAGCATCACCCGTACAGACCTCTTCTACGGCGGCCAGTCCTATATCGCGGGATACTGCCCGACCGGGCGGGACTCGCTCTACGCCTATATCGTCGAGGACGCCGATGCCGCGAACTTCACCCTGACCGGGCCGGAGCGCGTCGCGAAAATGCGTGAACTCAGTACGGCATACCACGGGCCGTGGGATGACATCCGACCGCTGATCACCGACGAGCGGGAGGTGAACTACACCTTCTTCGAAGCGCACACAGTTGAGGAGTCCTGGAACCACGGCCGCGTCGTCATTATCGGCGATGCCGCCCACTCCTGCCCGCCGACGCTTGCCCAGGGAGCTGCGCAGTCCCTCGAGGATGCCGCGGTGCTCGCCGAGCTGCTGCTCTCCGCCGGTGAGCTCTCCCCGGAATTGTGGGCGTCCTTCCGGGCTCGGCGATTCGACCGGGCCCGCGAGGTCGTCGAGGCTTCGGTTCAACTCGGCCAGTGGCTGCTCGAACACAACCGCGACGCAGACGTTCCCGGCCTGATGGGCCGCATCTCGGCGCGGGTGGGGGTTCCGGCATGA
- a CDS encoding MFS transporter produces MTNISPNFAPLTVQDATIIPVTNRPATSLQGILLLIGSCLPVLGAVLLAPILPTLSEVFAAEPGAEALVPLVLTIPALMIAIIAPFAGAIVDRLGRKRLLVGALIAYGILGTAPLYLNGLGAIVLSRVGVGITEAAIMTCCTTLLADYFVGNRRNRYFGLQTVVTSLAATAFFVIGGALGASGWRTPFWLYLASLVLVIPVAIFIWQPASTRAGVGKAKLPPIPWRGLTLPLVVTLFGGVMFYALIVELPYVLDGLGVKDVAIIGAATATASLATAIGAILFRWIARHGAARLLPLALGLAGAGLVVVWFAPSVPIAVIGAVITSFGNGILLPTLLTWAVSGLAFEQRGRGTGLWTGALFFGQFASPLLLLGIGALLGGLPAALGALGLASVALAAALAVALPRRAETVRYSATS; encoded by the coding sequence ATGACGAACATCAGCCCCAACTTCGCGCCACTAACCGTCCAGGATGCGACGATCATCCCGGTGACCAACCGGCCGGCTACCTCACTGCAGGGCATCTTGCTCCTGATCGGAAGCTGTCTGCCCGTGCTGGGGGCGGTGCTGCTCGCACCGATCCTGCCGACCCTCAGCGAGGTGTTCGCCGCGGAACCGGGCGCGGAGGCGCTCGTTCCGCTCGTCCTCACCATCCCGGCTCTCATGATCGCGATCATCGCGCCGTTCGCGGGGGCGATCGTCGATCGTCTTGGCCGAAAGCGACTGCTCGTCGGTGCGCTCATCGCTTACGGAATCCTGGGCACCGCGCCCCTGTACCTGAACGGCCTCGGCGCGATCGTACTGAGCCGGGTCGGGGTGGGCATCACCGAGGCTGCGATCATGACGTGTTGCACGACGCTCCTGGCCGACTACTTCGTGGGCAACCGGCGAAACCGCTACTTCGGGTTGCAGACAGTGGTGACCTCTCTCGCCGCGACCGCATTCTTCGTCATCGGTGGAGCCCTCGGGGCCAGCGGCTGGCGCACACCGTTCTGGCTGTACCTTGCGAGCCTCGTGCTCGTCATTCCGGTGGCCATCTTCATCTGGCAACCTGCCTCCACCCGGGCCGGCGTTGGGAAGGCGAAGCTGCCACCCATTCCGTGGCGCGGCCTCACACTGCCGCTCGTGGTCACTCTTTTCGGCGGCGTCATGTTCTACGCCCTCATTGTGGAACTCCCCTATGTGCTCGACGGCCTGGGAGTGAAAGACGTCGCGATCATCGGGGCAGCTACCGCGACGGCCTCACTGGCCACGGCGATCGGCGCCATCCTGTTCCGCTGGATTGCCCGCCACGGGGCCGCCAGACTACTGCCGCTGGCCCTGGGCCTTGCCGGAGCCGGCCTTGTCGTCGTCTGGTTCGCTCCATCCGTTCCCATTGCCGTTATCGGCGCGGTGATCACGTCCTTCGGCAACGGCATCTTGCTGCCGACGCTGCTCACCTGGGCGGTTTCGGGCCTGGCCTTCGAGCAGCGCGGCCGGGGAACCGGCCTGTGGACCGGCGCTCTCTTCTTCGGGCAATTCGCCTCGCCGCTCCTTCTTCTGGGAATCGGCGCACTTCTGGGTGGCCTCCCCGCCGCGCTGGGGGCTCTCGGTCTCGCCTCTGTCGCTCTGGCCGCAGCGCTGGCCGTCGCGCTTCCCCGGCGCGCGGAGACGGTGCGTTACTCGGCAACTTCCTGA